In Treponema primitia ZAS-2, a genomic segment contains:
- a CDS encoding phenylalanine--tRNA ligase subunit alpha produces the protein MDIQSTVKNLHPLEVRIILFYKKGDELSVEKVEKDLDFKPGNGNQALSWLTGKGIVSEIRRETSIFYELTDLGRQWKEKGTPEERIIELIRIKQGLRLPEIAQTLGLDNKDVGSAFGALSKLGVLALDGEKRVIVALPPDQLVNGRPAGNAPQPGTAHSHGAASGDQPTEGIAGHFALVRGLLNKAASAEGGLLAEADLSPAEKAAMGGIAKKRGAADAPFRQADRETVIYGFATDTDGAVAAEQLAAALKATGITGDEIGTLTPEMLETGSWKGKAFRSYNVKVPPTRLIPGRTNPYAKFLEDVKDKLSSLGFEEFDGPLVETEFWNSDALFMPQFHSARDIHDVYHVAETPDPSRPASPEGFAHTKSIEEPWLSNVAAAHENGGATGSRGWSYNFDREFTKRLILRSQGTVLSAKTLPKAKIPGKYFGIVRCFRYDQVDATHLSDFYQTEGIVLGEDVNLKTLLGMLDMFAREVAGAKEVKYVPGYFPFTEPSVEVHIKHPVLGWFELGGSGIFRPEVTASLGVDVPVAAWGIGIDRMALMALGLNDLRELFSYDIENVRLRRTKEGAV, from the coding sequence ATCGATATTCAGAGTACGGTAAAGAATTTGCACCCCCTGGAAGTGCGGATCATCCTCTTTTATAAGAAGGGCGATGAACTTTCAGTGGAAAAGGTTGAAAAGGACCTGGATTTTAAGCCCGGAAACGGCAATCAGGCACTGTCCTGGCTTACGGGCAAGGGCATTGTCAGCGAAATCCGCCGGGAAACCAGTATTTTTTATGAATTAACCGATTTGGGCCGCCAGTGGAAGGAAAAGGGGACCCCGGAAGAGCGGATCATTGAGCTGATTCGGATTAAACAGGGGCTGCGGCTGCCTGAGATTGCCCAAACCCTGGGGCTTGACAATAAGGACGTGGGGAGCGCCTTTGGGGCGCTGTCCAAGCTGGGGGTTCTAGCCCTGGATGGCGAAAAGCGGGTGATAGTCGCCTTGCCCCCGGACCAGTTGGTCAATGGCCGGCCCGCCGGCAACGCCCCGCAGCCCGGCACGGCGCACTCCCACGGCGCGGCCTCAGGGGATCAGCCCACTGAAGGCATTGCCGGGCACTTCGCCCTTGTCCGGGGCCTGCTGAACAAAGCCGCCTCCGCCGAAGGCGGCCTCCTGGCGGAGGCTGATCTGTCCCCCGCCGAAAAAGCCGCCATGGGGGGTATCGCCAAAAAGCGGGGCGCTGCGGATGCGCCCTTCCGCCAGGCGGACCGGGAAACCGTGATCTACGGCTTTGCCACGGATACTGATGGCGCCGTGGCGGCGGAGCAGCTTGCAGCGGCCCTGAAAGCGACGGGGATCACGGGGGACGAAATCGGGACCCTTACCCCGGAGATGCTGGAAACCGGTTCATGGAAGGGCAAGGCTTTTCGTTCCTACAACGTGAAGGTTCCTCCCACCCGGCTCATCCCCGGGCGGACCAATCCCTACGCAAAATTTTTGGAAGATGTGAAGGATAAACTTTCCTCCCTGGGCTTTGAGGAATTCGACGGCCCCCTGGTGGAAACCGAATTCTGGAATTCCGACGCCCTGTTCATGCCCCAGTTCCACTCCGCCCGGGACATCCACGATGTCTACCATGTTGCAGAAACCCCGGACCCCTCAAGGCCCGCAAGCCCCGAAGGCTTCGCCCATACCAAGTCCATTGAGGAGCCCTGGCTTTCCAATGTTGCTGCGGCCCATGAAAACGGCGGCGCCACGGGCAGCCGGGGCTGGAGCTATAACTTTGATCGGGAGTTTACCAAGCGGCTTATACTCCGCAGCCAGGGTACGGTGCTTTCCGCCAAAACCCTGCCCAAGGCCAAGATTCCTGGCAAGTACTTTGGTATAGTGCGCTGCTTCCGTTACGACCAGGTGGACGCCACCCACCTTTCGGACTTCTACCAGACCGAAGGCATAGTCCTGGGCGAGGATGTGAACCTGAAAACCCTGCTGGGCATGCTGGACATGTTTGCCCGTGAAGTAGCCGGCGCCAAGGAAGTGAAATACGTCCCCGGCTATTTCCCCTTTACCGAGCCTTCCGTGGAGGTGCACATCAAGCATCCGGTCCTGGGCTGGTTTGAGCTGGGCGGTTCCGGCATCTTCCGGCCCGAAGTAACTGCCAGCCTTGGGGTGGATGTGCCCGTAGCCGCCTGGGGCATAGGCATAGACCGCATGGCCCTGATGGCCCTGGGGCTCAACGATCTGCGGGAATTGTTCAGCTATGATATTGAAAATGTCAGGCTGCGGCGGACCAAAGAAGGGGCGGTATAA
- a CDS encoding type II toxin-antitoxin system RelE/ParE family toxin, translating to MDKDNCTIYIEPFYSIEWYYDQKGNSQAYDYFLSTTQEQKRKFLILVKKIGDFGKIYNKTKFTYEGDKIYAFKPQPDRYLSFFTTEKKIIVTNAFWKKTQKMPTNEKNLAIKYLNEYNSRNPGGK from the coding sequence ATGGATAAGGATAACTGTACAATATATATAGAGCCCTTTTATTCCATTGAGTGGTATTATGATCAAAAAGGTAATAGTCAGGCTTATGATTATTTTTTATCAACTACACAAGAGCAAAAAAGAAAGTTTTTAATTTTGGTAAAAAAAATTGGGGATTTTGGAAAAATATATAACAAAACAAAATTTACCTATGAAGGAGATAAAATATATGCCTTTAAACCACAGCCAGATAGATATTTATCCTTTTTTACAACGGAAAAGAAAATAATTGTTACAAACGCCTTTTGGAAAAAAACTCAAAAAATGCCAACGAATGAAAAAAATTTGGCTATAAAATATTTGAATGAATATAATTCAAGAAACCCTGGAGGTAAATAA
- a CDS encoding TrpB-like pyridoxal phosphate-dependent enzyme, with translation MAKRIPTRLYLSEDEIPRNWYNLRADMKDKPDPILHPGTLQPATAADLEAVFCKESVKQELDETTRLIPIPEGLREFYQAYRPAPLIRAYFLEKALGTPAEIYYKHEGTNTSGSHKLNSAAAQTYYAKEEGLTSLTTETGAGQWGSAMAMACAYYDIKLTVYMVKVSSEQKPYRKALIETYGAELIPSPSNTTEAGRGILARNPNTGGSLGCAISEAVETAIKTDKCRYVLGSVMNHVLLHQSIIGQEAKAALDKYGIKPDIIIGCAGGGSNLGGLIAPFMADKINGKSDTRFIAVEPASCPSFTRGRYAYDFGDTAKTTPLLRMCTLGNGFIPSSNHAGGLRYHGMNPILSKLYQDGYLEARSQVQTDVFDAAVQFAKIEGILPAPESSHAIKAAIDEALECKRTGEKKVILFGLTGTGYFDMTAYMSYNAKTMTDSIPTDEDLAKGFASLPDIPQNK, from the coding sequence ATGGCAAAGAGAATCCCTACCCGCTTGTACCTTTCTGAGGACGAGATCCCCAGGAACTGGTACAACCTCCGGGCGGATATGAAGGATAAACCGGACCCCATCCTGCACCCCGGGACCCTGCAGCCCGCCACAGCGGCAGATTTGGAAGCGGTGTTTTGCAAGGAGTCAGTAAAGCAGGAATTGGACGAAACCACCCGGCTTATTCCCATCCCCGAGGGGCTTCGGGAATTTTACCAGGCCTACCGTCCCGCCCCGTTGATCCGGGCCTACTTTCTGGAAAAGGCCCTGGGAACCCCGGCGGAGATCTATTACAAGCACGAGGGCACCAACACTTCCGGCTCCCACAAGCTGAATTCCGCCGCCGCCCAGACCTATTACGCCAAGGAAGAGGGGCTCACATCCCTGACCACCGAAACCGGGGCGGGCCAATGGGGAAGCGCCATGGCCATGGCCTGCGCTTATTACGATATTAAGCTCACGGTTTATATGGTGAAGGTCAGTTCCGAGCAGAAACCCTACCGAAAAGCCCTGATCGAGACCTACGGCGCCGAGCTGATTCCCTCACCGTCAAACACCACCGAAGCGGGCAGGGGCATCTTGGCAAGGAACCCCAACACCGGCGGCTCCCTGGGCTGCGCTATTTCCGAAGCCGTGGAGACTGCGATAAAAACCGATAAGTGCCGCTATGTGCTGGGGAGTGTCATGAACCATGTGCTGCTTCACCAGTCCATCATCGGCCAGGAGGCCAAGGCCGCCCTGGACAAATACGGCATTAAGCCGGACATCATCATCGGCTGCGCAGGCGGCGGCTCCAACCTGGGGGGCCTCATTGCCCCCTTCATGGCGGATAAGATCAATGGCAAGTCCGATACCCGGTTCATAGCCGTGGAGCCCGCTTCCTGTCCCTCCTTTACCCGGGGCCGCTATGCCTACGACTTTGGGGACACTGCCAAGACCACCCCGCTTTTACGGATGTGTACCCTGGGGAACGGCTTCATCCCCTCCTCCAACCACGCCGGGGGCCTGCGCTACCACGGCATGAACCCCATCCTGTCAAAGCTCTACCAGGACGGATACCTGGAAGCCCGTTCCCAGGTGCAGACCGATGTTTTCGATGCCGCCGTGCAGTTCGCCAAAATCGAAGGCATACTTCCCGCGCCGGAATCCTCCCACGCCATTAAGGCTGCCATCGACGAAGCCCTGGAATGTAAGCGGACCGGTGAAAAGAAGGTGATCCTCTTCGGCCTTACCGGGACCGGCTACTTTGACATGACCGCCTATATGTCCTACAACGCCAAAACCATGACCGACTCGATCCCCACTGACGAGGATCTGGCGAAGGGTTTTGCAAGTTTGCCGGATATACCGCAGAATAAGTGA
- a CDS encoding rhomboid family intramembrane serine protease, translating to MNLIQRPFRYRYDNTMLFIVGINVLIFVMQMINPRITYYLALNPILIRNGFYWQFLTYMFAHGSITHILFNMLALFFFGAQVERRMGSKEFLLYYLVTGVLAGVLSFCIYWFTGAYMVQLMGASGALFAVQLAYATFFPDSMVYLWGILPLRAPVMVLGFTALELFSSVFGFRSGVAHLTHLAGFAFGWLYFLVRFNANPWKYLTQKNK from the coding sequence ATGAATTTGATACAACGGCCCTTCCGTTACCGTTATGATAATACCATGCTCTTTATAGTCGGCATCAATGTTTTGATTTTTGTCATGCAGATGATAAATCCCCGGATTACCTATTATCTGGCCCTGAATCCCATTCTAATCCGGAACGGATTTTACTGGCAGTTTTTAACCTACATGTTTGCCCACGGGAGCATAACCCACATCCTCTTTAACATGCTGGCCCTGTTTTTTTTCGGCGCCCAGGTGGAGCGGCGAATGGGGAGCAAAGAATTCCTTCTCTATTATCTTGTAACTGGTGTTCTGGCCGGGGTGCTGTCCTTTTGCATCTACTGGTTTACCGGGGCTTACATGGTCCAGCTCATGGGCGCTTCCGGGGCTCTTTTTGCAGTGCAGCTGGCCTATGCGACCTTTTTCCCCGATTCAATGGTCTACCTCTGGGGCATACTGCCCCTCCGGGCGCCGGTTATGGTCCTGGGCTTTACCGCCTTGGAACTTTTCTCCTCGGTATTCGGCTTCCGCAGCGGGGTGGCCCATCTGACCCATTTGGCGGGCTTTGCCTTTGGGTGGCTGTATTTTCTTGTCCGCTTTAACGCTAACCCCTGGAAGTATCTGACCCAAAAAAATAAATAA
- the dgcA gene encoding diguanylate cyclase DgcA: MGDDALLIKSGTQEFSAIEQLEKQVFDLKELFEISKSLNSTLDFTILIDSLLLICMAQLKVLKVGLLVRKHLDSEEFSLHRNYTGFEIDHTLAYTIPEKHDLIRFFNKQYGCYTIDEIRDNGVSLEGLDPILELNPSLLIPLQAQGRINGIIMMGERIDEGDFDSYEKKYILNVATLASIAINNAVLFEMATTDMMTKLKLKHYLFSVLNEWLDNAKTGECFSLLMFDIDFFKKVNDTYGHSCGDDVLRNVAQIIIDNTRSSDVAARYGGEEFVVLISHPGKSMALKIAERIRKTIETTKFKYKDVILGVTISCGIACYDKDRDVSGEAMIERADQALYQSKQNGRNRITLS; this comes from the coding sequence ATGGGAGACGATGCGCTTTTAATCAAATCCGGGACACAGGAATTCTCAGCTATCGAACAGCTTGAAAAGCAGGTTTTCGATCTGAAGGAACTCTTTGAGATATCGAAAAGTTTGAATTCAACCCTGGATTTTACCATTCTCATTGATTCCCTGTTGCTTATTTGCATGGCCCAGCTCAAGGTACTCAAGGTGGGTCTCCTGGTCCGCAAACACCTGGATTCGGAGGAATTCAGCCTTCACCGGAATTATACGGGCTTTGAGATCGACCATACCCTTGCCTACACAATACCGGAAAAGCATGATCTGATACGGTTCTTCAATAAGCAGTATGGCTGCTACACCATAGATGAGATTCGGGACAACGGGGTTTCCCTGGAAGGGCTAGATCCTATTCTGGAACTTAACCCTTCTCTATTGATCCCCCTGCAGGCCCAGGGCCGGATAAACGGCATTATCATGATGGGGGAGCGTATAGACGAGGGTGATTTTGACAGCTACGAAAAGAAGTATATCCTCAATGTGGCGACCCTGGCTTCCATCGCCATCAATAATGCTGTGCTATTTGAGATGGCTACCACGGATATGATGACCAAACTCAAGTTGAAACACTATCTCTTTTCTGTACTGAACGAATGGCTGGACAATGCGAAGACCGGAGAATGTTTTAGCCTGCTCATGTTTGATATTGATTTTTTCAAAAAGGTCAACGATACCTACGGCCATTCCTGCGGTGATGATGTACTCAGGAACGTTGCCCAGATCATCATAGACAATACCCGGAGCTCGGATGTTGCAGCCCGGTACGGTGGGGAAGAATTTGTGGTCCTCATCTCCCATCCGGGGAAAAGTATGGCCCTGAAAATAGCCGAGCGTATCCGGAAGACCATTGAAACAACCAAATTTAAATATAAAGATGTCATCCTGGGGGTAACCATCTCCTGCGGCATTGCCTGCTATGATAAAGACCGGGATGTTTCCGGCGAAGCCATGATCGAGCGGGCGGATCAGGCCCTATACCAGTCAAAGCAAAACGGCAGAAACAGAATTACCTTATCCTAA
- the dusB gene encoding tRNA dihydrouridine synthase DusB, translating to MSLYHPLAIGKLIVPGNLFLAPVAGYSDRAFRSVCIEQGADFTCTEMVSSEALTRDGVRTELLLPRAENETRYAIQLFGANPDVMYSAALLLAPWRPEAVDINCGCPVPKIIKTGSGSALMKNPDILGRIVEAVVRASREALGGVPVTVKLRAGWDGASLNYRECARIAVEAGAALVGLHPRTRAQGYSGQSDWSLIADLAACLPVPVAGSGDLFTAEDAERMLRETGCAAVMFARGALGNPFVFAAARSLLTTGSWQPPEPRERLETALRQLRLLSRDRGEGSACMEMRKQFCAYTRGISGGSALRNRLVHAGTIEEYRAILGL from the coding sequence GTGAGCCTCTATCATCCCCTTGCCATTGGCAAGCTGATAGTTCCGGGCAATCTCTTTCTCGCGCCTGTGGCGGGATACTCGGATCGGGCCTTCCGGTCGGTGTGTATCGAGCAAGGCGCCGATTTTACCTGCACCGAAATGGTTTCCTCAGAGGCTCTGACCCGGGACGGGGTGCGGACTGAGTTGCTTTTGCCCAGGGCGGAAAATGAGACCCGTTATGCCATACAGCTTTTCGGCGCCAACCCGGATGTGATGTACTCGGCGGCTCTGCTGTTGGCGCCCTGGCGTCCCGAGGCGGTGGACATCAACTGCGGCTGCCCGGTTCCAAAGATAATAAAAACCGGCTCCGGTTCCGCCCTGATGAAGAACCCGGATATCCTGGGCCGTATTGTGGAGGCGGTGGTCCGGGCTTCTCGGGAAGCCCTGGGAGGGGTCCCGGTAACGGTGAAGCTCCGCGCCGGCTGGGACGGGGCTTCCCTCAATTACCGGGAATGCGCCCGGATAGCCGTGGAGGCCGGGGCGGCTCTGGTGGGGCTCCATCCCAGGACCCGGGCCCAGGGCTATTCCGGTCAAAGCGACTGGTCCCTTATCGCCGACTTGGCCGCCTGCCTACCGGTTCCTGTGGCCGGTTCCGGGGACCTTTTTACGGCGGAGGATGCTGAGAGGATGCTGCGGGAAACGGGCTGCGCTGCGGTGATGTTTGCCCGGGGCGCCCTGGGGAACCCCTTTGTTTTTGCCGCCGCCCGTTCCCTCCTTACCACAGGTTCCTGGCAGCCCCCGGAACCCCGGGAAAGGCTGGAAACCGCCCTCAGGCAGTTGCGGCTATTAAGCCGGGATAGGGGAGAAGGATCGGCCTGTATGGAAATGCGGAAACAGTTCTGCGCCTATACCAGGGGAATCAGTGGTGGCTCCGCCCTGCGGAATCGGCTGGTACACGCCGGTACTATTGAAGAATACCGGGCAATTCTGGGTTTATAA
- a CDS encoding TatD family hydrolase — protein sequence MQYFETHAHVGLICDDPIEQLIVIQEARQASVTRLVSICNSLHDFVKIYDNLKSASNVFHAVGVSPSEVQNPGKDWAQIIEQSVQLPRVVAIGEIGLDYYRKFGDKKSQIELFITQLDMAAKLNLPVIIHNRDAGKDVLDILRDRLPPKGGVLHCYSEDAEYAKRALDLNLYFSFAGNLTYRNARNLHDTIGVLPLDRILIESESPFMVPADFRGKRNMPKYLPLTARFLADMLEIGDEELSAALWENSNRFFGLPTE from the coding sequence ATGCAGTATTTTGAAACTCACGCCCACGTAGGGCTCATTTGTGATGACCCTATCGAGCAGCTCATTGTTATTCAGGAAGCCCGCCAGGCCTCTGTGACCCGGCTTGTTTCAATCTGCAACAGCCTTCACGATTTTGTGAAGATCTATGATAACCTTAAATCCGCCTCAAATGTTTTTCATGCCGTTGGGGTCTCCCCTTCGGAGGTGCAGAACCCCGGTAAGGACTGGGCTCAAATAATTGAGCAGAGCGTCCAGCTTCCCAGGGTTGTGGCGATAGGGGAGATCGGTCTGGACTATTACCGCAAATTCGGTGATAAAAAGTCTCAGATTGAGCTTTTTATCACCCAATTGGATATGGCGGCAAAGCTCAACCTGCCGGTGATCATTCATAACCGGGATGCTGGTAAGGATGTGCTGGACATACTCCGGGATCGGCTGCCCCCTAAGGGTGGGGTACTCCACTGCTACTCCGAGGACGCGGAATACGCCAAACGGGCCCTGGACCTGAACCTTTATTTCTCCTTTGCGGGGAATTTGACCTACCGTAATGCCCGGAACCTCCATGATACTATCGGGGTTCTGCCCCTGGATCGGATCCTCATTGAGTCCGAGAGTCCCTTCATGGTTCCCGCGGATTTCCGGGGCAAGCGGAATATGCCCAAGTACCTGCCCCTGACTGCCCGTTTCCTGGCGGATATGCTGGAAATCGGGGATGAAGAACTTTCCGCCGCGCTCTGGGAAAACTCCAACCGGTTCTTTGGGCTGCCCACTGAATAG
- a CDS encoding response regulator yields MIRIVIIDGQDSDRSKVEFILSEHQDFRVVGVGKNGYDALSLPNHCRPDVVLLDINLSDIDGVRAISILKCRSPKIGIIIFTSIEDDESVFKAICNGASGYLLKNTDPEELVEGIRMVNSGGCFMAPQLTPGVFRMVSRLARNPSGAVSKTNSPTPDAAAFPPNLSRTDLQIIHYVGQGLENREIAANLRLCIGTVRNRMSVILQKISLRDRTQLAIFARQYGL; encoded by the coding sequence ATGATAAGAATCGTTATTATCGATGGCCAGGATTCAGACAGGAGTAAGGTAGAATTTATTTTATCGGAACACCAAGACTTTAGGGTCGTCGGGGTGGGGAAAAACGGCTATGATGCCCTCAGTTTGCCCAATCATTGCAGACCGGATGTCGTTTTATTGGATATCAATTTATCCGATATAGACGGGGTACGGGCGATCTCCATCCTGAAATGCCGTTCCCCCAAGATCGGCATCATCATCTTCACCTCAATAGAGGATGATGAAAGTGTTTTTAAAGCCATTTGCAATGGCGCTTCGGGGTATCTCCTGAAAAACACGGACCCGGAAGAATTAGTCGAAGGGATACGGATGGTCAACTCAGGGGGCTGCTTCATGGCGCCCCAGCTGACCCCGGGTGTTTTCCGCATGGTTTCTAGACTTGCCCGGAACCCTTCCGGTGCGGTTTCCAAAACCAATAGCCCGACTCCGGACGCGGCGGCCTTTCCCCCCAATCTGTCCAGGACCGACTTACAGATCATCCATTATGTCGGACAGGGACTGGAAAACCGGGAAATCGCAGCGAATCTCCGCCTCTGTATTGGCACGGTACGAAACCGTATGTCCGTGATACTGCAAAAAATATCCCTCAGGGACCGGACCCAGTTGGCAATATTTGCCCGGCAGTACGGCCTTTAG
- a CDS encoding peptidylprolyl isomerase: MRILTKLSIGSVLLALMAGTASCAPGGSSSTSPAAPRNSANAALGDGLFARIHTGRGDIVLRLEYQKTPMTVCNFVALAEGKMNAAGGKPFYDGLTFHRVIADFMIQGGDPVGNGSGGPGYRFPDEFDSSLKHDGPGVLSMANAGPGTNGSQFFITHVATPWLDGKHTIFGRVVQGQDVVNAIKQGDKIESVTIIRNGQAANDFKADQAAFDTLRQNSAAAEAAKARAGRDADIAQIKTRYPDANVTPSGIYYIIQKAGTGAKPEKGKTVSVNYKGMFLNGEVFDNSELRGEPLQFPVGAGRVIQGWDETLLDMKLGEKRLVVIPPELAYGERGAGNGAIPGNSFLVFEMELVQIR; the protein is encoded by the coding sequence ATGCGTATATTAACAAAACTAAGTATCGGCAGCGTCCTTTTGGCGCTGATGGCCGGTACCGCTTCCTGTGCCCCAGGGGGCTCCTCTTCAACCAGCCCGGCTGCTCCGCGGAATTCCGCTAATGCTGCTTTGGGTGACGGGCTTTTCGCCCGGATCCATACCGGCAGGGGGGATATAGTTCTCCGCCTGGAGTATCAGAAGACTCCCATGACGGTCTGTAATTTTGTTGCCCTGGCGGAAGGAAAGATGAACGCCGCCGGGGGTAAGCCCTTTTATGACGGCCTTACCTTTCACCGGGTTATTGCGGACTTTATGATCCAGGGTGGCGACCCGGTGGGGAACGGGTCAGGCGGTCCGGGCTACCGGTTCCCCGATGAGTTTGATTCGTCCCTGAAGCATGACGGACCGGGGGTTCTTTCCATGGCAAACGCCGGGCCGGGCACCAATGGGAGCCAGTTCTTCATTACCCATGTGGCGACCCCTTGGCTGGACGGAAAGCACACGATTTTCGGCCGGGTGGTGCAAGGCCAGGATGTGGTGAACGCCATTAAGCAAGGCGACAAGATAGAATCAGTAACCATCATCCGCAACGGCCAGGCTGCCAATGACTTCAAGGCCGATCAGGCCGCCTTTGATACCCTCAGGCAGAACTCCGCTGCCGCGGAAGCCGCCAAGGCTCGGGCCGGCCGGGACGCGGACATTGCCCAGATTAAGACCAGGTACCCGGACGCGAATGTAACGCCCTCGGGTATCTACTATATTATCCAGAAAGCGGGAACCGGGGCCAAACCTGAAAAGGGTAAGACCGTCTCGGTAAACTACAAGGGGATGTTCCTGAACGGCGAGGTTTTTGACAATTCGGAGCTCCGCGGCGAACCCTTGCAGTTTCCTGTTGGGGCGGGCCGGGTTATCCAGGGCTGGGATGAGACCCTGCTGGACATGAAGCTCGGGGAAAAGCGGTTGGTGGTCATTCCTCCGGAACTGGCCTATGGTGAACGGGGCGCCGGGAACGGGGCTATTCCCGGCAACTCCTTCCTGGTTTTTGAGATGGAGCTGGTGCAGATCAGGTAA
- the recR gene encoding recombination mediator RecR, translating to MNALDRLVALLSKLPGVGKKSAGRMAYHILDTSPGYAKDLAEELAGLHQAIRHCSVCGGFTESDPCPICSDTGRDGSIICVVERAQDVRVIEESREFHGRFHVLGGLIAPLEGVGPEDLSIGKLLSRVRAEGTRELILAMNPTLEGDTTALYLQKLLKDSGADVTRLASGLPVGGDLEYADRLTLSRSFRGRVKL from the coding sequence CTGAATGCCCTGGATCGGCTGGTAGCCCTGCTCTCAAAGCTCCCCGGGGTGGGCAAAAAAAGCGCCGGCCGCATGGCCTACCATATCCTGGATACCAGCCCCGGCTATGCCAAGGATTTGGCTGAGGAACTGGCAGGGTTGCACCAGGCTATCCGGCATTGTTCGGTGTGCGGGGGCTTTACCGAGAGTGACCCTTGCCCCATTTGTTCCGATACCGGCAGGGACGGTTCCATTATCTGTGTGGTGGAGCGGGCCCAGGATGTGCGGGTCATTGAGGAATCCCGGGAATTTCACGGGCGCTTCCATGTCCTGGGGGGGCTTATCGCGCCCCTGGAAGGGGTGGGCCCGGAGGACCTTTCCATAGGCAAGCTCCTCAGCCGGGTCCGGGCCGAAGGGACCAGGGAGCTTATCCTGGCCATGAACCCCACCCTGGAAGGGGACACTACGGCCCTCTATCTGCAGAAACTCCTGAAGGATTCAGGCGCCGATGTAACCCGCTTGGCGTCCGGGCTTCCCGTGGGGGGGGACCTGGAATACGCCGACCGGCTCACCCTTTCCCGGAGCTTCCGAGGCCGGGTGAAGTTGTAG
- a CDS encoding YbaB/EbfC family nucleoid-associated protein, whose translation MDINPFDILKNAQKIQEQMGSIQGKLGDITVTGSAGGGMVEIDMNGRMEVLGVRIRPEAVEGQGDMEMLQDLVAAAFVSATDKMKEALNREMGSLMGMNGLQGMPPGFPGGFPGFGAPGAS comes from the coding sequence ATGGACATTAATCCCTTTGACATACTGAAGAATGCCCAAAAGATCCAGGAGCAGATGGGGTCTATCCAGGGAAAACTGGGAGACATCACGGTTACCGGGTCCGCCGGGGGCGGTATGGTGGAGATTGACATGAACGGTCGCATGGAGGTCCTGGGGGTGCGTATACGCCCGGAGGCTGTTGAAGGGCAGGGTGACATGGAAATGCTCCAGGACCTGGTGGCGGCGGCCTTTGTGAGCGCCACGGACAAGATGAAGGAGGCCCTGAACCGGGAAATGGGTTCCCTGATGGGGATGAACGGTTTACAGGGTATGCCGCCGGGCTTTCCGGGCGGGTTTCCCGGCTTCGGGGCTCCGGGGGCCTCGTGA